CGATAGCTGGGACAATGTTAGCTGGCCACGAGTTAGTTACATACTGGCTCGATGTAACTTACTGCCGAGACCAAGAAAGGAAGCCCAATATTGTAGTTGATGCCCAAAGAATAGGCAGCTCCCATGATGGGCATGCCAACGAGGCTACCAATAGTCCCTGTCATAGAGATACCCGCGAATAAACGCCCCGAAAAAGCATTTTGCACGTTTGAAGCAAGGAAAGATCGTAACGTAACGGTCATGCTTGATCCCAGAACCGATAGTGCAAATCCAAAAGCAACCGTCGCAAGGTTTGGTGCGGCTGCGACAATGAGAGTGCCCAATGTACAACAAAAAGCACCTGATGCAGAAAGTGCAAGATCTCTGTTTGCACTTTGCCAAGTCTGGTCTATCCAAGAAGTGGCAAGCGGCAAGATAACAAAGTATAGAAGAGATGACATGATTGCTCGTAGAGAGAATAGGAGTCCGGCCTGTGACATGGTCAGTTGTTAACAATATGGTTGAGTGAGCCAGCATACCCGGGCCATGGTCTCTCCAAAGCGTAAAGACACCCAAGGTATCAAATAGTTCGTGGAGTCCCTTGCTACCtggaagaaaaagaagcagaTAAAGCATATGCTGAATATGACGGCTCTTGGAGGGAGCAGGTCCCTGGCGGTGTGTTCTAAGTCAGTCTCCTCAGGATCCGAAGTGCTGTCGACACTGATAAGTGACTCGGTCTCAGCTAGTGATGACCGAACACCCTCCATGTCGCTCACTGTGTTCTCGCGAAGATGGCTCGCTGGAATGAACATCAAAGAGAAAACCACGAGTGCGAGAGCGAATGGAATCCCGAGGTGAATGGTCATCGTCATTGTGCCAATAATTGGCCCGAGGAGGTCCGCGATTCCTGATATCGCCTCCATGATCGAGAACGCTGTTGTTCTAAAATATTCATGTCAATTCTGGGATTGGGAATGCTGAGAGTTGGGGCATGCCTTTGTTCTGGCTTGACACTGTCGCTAATGGCAGCGAAAACAAGTGTACCAGTCGCCCATGGTCCACCTCCTAAGAGTATGAACATTGGTGAGAGATAGAAGCCCCAGAGTGGAAAGTGATGCTGCGATCCTATCAAGATGAGTAGGCCTACTTCAAGTGCGATGCGGGACGCCATACCTACGATTGCTATGCATCCCCAGTAGAAGATAGTACTGGTGGCATTCAGCATAAAAGCAAGACGAATGCCGCCTTTGTCCCCAAGCATTCCCATTGGGACTTGCATCATCGTCGCTTTGCACGGTCAGCCTTTGTCTTGGAGGGCCGTTATGATTTTGCATACCAGCCAATGTCGACAGTGTTGACAGCACAGTTATTACGAATGCGAAATGCACTTGTACCTCGTTACTCCTGCAGAACTCATCTGTTAGCTCTCCATTGAGAAGCTGTCTGTCTTTCTCAAAATGATGCCGACAAACGGCTGTCTCTAGAAGCATGGGCGAAGGAGCAGCAAGGATTGCACAACCAAGCTCCACGAGAAATAACAGAAGCGTGCAGAGCCAGAAGTTCACATGATACTGTCGAAAGCCTTTGATGTAGTCCATTGCCGAAGTCAGCACTATATGTATGCGGCGATCGTCTATGCCTTTTGTAGGCATCTTGTGATGACGAAACTGTGTTTCGATGTTTTTGACATCCAGTAGCCAGGAAAGGCGACAGCGAGAATTTTGTCGTCAGGTTGCGAGGGGAACCGCCTTTTTGAGGAACCTGCATGGTTATTAGGGCTGACCGTTATTATGATCAGCGACGAATCACACCCAGACAGTGATAATCTGAAACATATGCATGAATGCATTCAGGCTGTGAGCCTACGGCGGACATGGATTGACTCCCATCCAGGCTGTAGGACAAGAGGGCAGATCTCGGGGAGCGAGAAAATTTCTGACAGGGCATTAAGGTGCTGTAAAAGATTAGCCTAAAGGTCTATTAATCTATACTGAATTTACCTAAATCTATGTCTTACTTACCTACGTCTTTTATCTCTTGGGACAGATAAGAGACAGATGTTTTCTTATATCCTTACGTAGTTTCAAGTATCAGGATATCTCGGTCCCCAGTGAAGTCCTCATGAGGCACTGTAATAAGACTGCATAAAGGATTTTAGTATCCAGTTTTTATAATGAGCAGCAGCCCGTCTCCTTGTGTCAAAGGTAACAGCGCTGCATCGGGGCCTAACGGGCATTTGTTGTTTGATAATATCCTGTCGCCTGACGTCAGGGTCATTCACGGTGCAAGTTTAATGTTGTGAATAAATTACAAATCCGAGCATTTTGCATCACCGTGATGTAAGTTAGTGAATCATAATAGTGTGTCGTAACGCATAACGCTGTTATATTGATGTTTATAAAGATGAATACACCTTCATCGCTTGGATAAGTATGTATCCGGTGCCCATCAGCACTGCCCCAATGATTGCCACCGCCCCAACCCAGCCCGTGTAGAGTGCCGTCTCCACCCCCCACGGCTCGCGACTCCCGCTGCCAGGGAGGGTCGAGGCCGGTAGTTGCCAGCCGACGGCGCTCCTCCGAGGTGCTCCCGCTGGGCTACTAGATCGGTCAGGATAGTTAGCATCTCATTGGATTAAACGGTAAACGATGACTTATGGAAGAAAGAGTCGACTTACAGAGGGTCGTGCACCTCCGGAGGACGCGCCGTGGCATCGGCGGCCTGACCCTGGCCGGCGGAAGGAGCCGCATCTTGGGGAGGGTGAGAGCTTGACGGTGGGTTGGGGCGGGCTTGGGGCGGCTGTGAGCACCGGAGAGCGAATGTGATATGGTAAATTAAACTATAAAAGTTAGCACAGTGAATCATAGTGGTGAGTTGTGGATCATTGTGGTAATCTGTGAATCAGAGAGTACACATACAGTTTTGCCATGGTGATGTTTTTGAAGATgggaaaaggaaaagtaAGAGATAAACCGGCGAGCCAGAAGTTAAGTATATTGAAGTCTATCAAAACAAGCAAGTGCGTCCTTTCCAGTTCATGGAGCTCGACAGTTCATTTAGAGCAGGTCAAGCATTTCGACTTCCTCGATTCTCTCCTTCGTCTTTTCCCTTTCTCCTTCCATTCCTTGAATGACATGTTCGTTGCGAGGCCACGGCCATAAGCCTTTCAAGGGAGTGTCATCTAAAATGAAGTTTGCGTTGACCTCAGGGTTATTTATCATGAAAGAGTATACCCAGCATTCCGTCTTAGAAGCATCCAATGCATAAGAGCGACATACTTTGTCAGCTGAGAGATGCTCAACACGGAAGTTGGTTGCAATATGGCAACTAAGTGTCGTGACCACCAAATTCCCTTTCCAATTAGGGCCGGCAAGAGCAAAATGACGATCATAGTAGTACGTCTGGTGCTCCTGCTGGTAGGGACGTACGGTCATGCAACTCTCCTGCACAACAACGTTTTCCTGAGACACGTACAGCCCTTCCCTCATCAAACCGATGATATCTTTCGTGGAAAGCTCGAGGTGGGCTTGCCAGCCGATGTTCAGTTTCACCTGCGGGATTGCCTCTCTCAATAAGTCTGGGTCAGATCCAAACAAGAGTGTCACTTTCCATGACTTGGTTGCTGTGACTTCTAGGTAGGAAGGAGGAAAAGCTCGGTTTATGAAGTCGAAAAGGCCCATCTCGTCTGCTGTCAGTTCAAGTTTTGGTGGTCAAACTTGGGTGAAAAGGAGTCTCTGGTGATAAAAGGAGGGAGAGTTATCTAGTGGGAAAAGGACTACCTTACGCTCTTATATACCCATGCGCAGTCAACTTTAGAATAGAGTTTGTTGAAGTATTTCCATGGTATTGTTATTTGCAGCTGAGAgtgagagcttatatcaaCACACAGAACTTAGCATGGTACTGCTCTGATTTTACAAAAGTCTTCAAAATTACAGTTTATGGCACTGTGCCACAAACATTATTCAAGGGTCACGAGCGTGGAAGAGTTGTCACTTTTCcattatatttcttaatatatGCCTGTTGACGAGACCAAACGATGAGTCCTCTTTATCATTGCCTAGACATCTCTTACTAGAAAGCAGAACAAGTTTACCAATGTGATAAAAGCGCGCCTTTCGAATTCGATGATCTTATAACATGTACTTTCTGGGTATATACTTTGGATTTGTACGTCAAATCTACTAGCCATTCATTATCACATCTTGTACTTAGGTTGTTGCAGTTATATCTAGAGCCGCCAATACTCGCTGTAAGGCAATCTGCCATACTACCAAGCTGATGAGCTTCATGTGAGTCTACAGATCAAGTACGCAGTGCTTGTGTTACTAGATACTAAATACCGGACTTTTTATTCGCTTTGTAACATGTCGGTTATCGAAAAAAAGATCAATATACCAATAAACGCAACCGGATTCCATGAGTTAATAGggtaatattaataaagaaaaatatcTAAATGTGGATCAAACTAATGTTTTCTCTGCCATGATTTCTTTGGTCAAAATGGTTAGCCTCCGTGCATGCTAGCCGTGGACCATCATTGATGCAACAACGTTACTTTTTCGTTGAGTCATAAAGTGAGAACTATGTGTAAAGTTTCGGGATTAGGCTCACGACTGAAACTCTTTctgagaagcttgtcttgGTATCTAACCATCCATTGGAAAGCTCAAAACACTAAATAAACTTGTTCCACTAAACACGTATAATAAATATCAGCTCTATCGCGCTCCTATACTCATTTACATTTGCCATGTTCACCATTTATAATCCTCTTTTCTCCCGAAACACCACTACCTTACAAAAGTAGGCTTTGAAAATGTCCTCCCTCATTAAGACAAGGGTTCTTATCCTGTCAGATACTCACGGATTACGCTTCGAGGAAGATAAGAAACCGCTCGCACCAGTCGACCTTGTCATACATTGCGGTGACCTCACGGAAGATTCTAAACTGGAAGGCTTTCGAGAAACGGttcaacttctcaaggaaGTCGATGCCCCCATCAAGATTGTCATTGCAGGAAATCATGACTTCTCTCTTGACGATGGGGTCTTCAAAAATAAGATTGCAGAAGCAAGCAGAGTTGCACATGAGGACCTCGAGCAAAGTATCAAGGATGAGTACGGAGACTACGGTGAGGCTAAGAGGCTGCTTATTGAGGGAGACCATGGTATCATGTTCCTCAACGAAGGAACGCATGAGATTCGCCTCCAGAATGGCGCCTTGATGAAGGTTTATACCAGCCCATATACTCCTTCTACAGCCGGCAGCACGGATTGGGGCTTCCAGTACAATGGGGCCCATGAGTTTGCTATTCCAAAAGGGATTGACATGGTGGTGACACATGGCCCGCCGCACGGCATAATGGATATGACGCCACAAAGGCAACGAATCGGTTGCCCTCAACTATTCTCTGCCATTGCAAAATCACAGCCCCGAATTCACTGTTTCGGACATGTCCACAACAGTTGGGGCGCAAAGATCGTTTCTTGGCGACCACAGATTTCAGAACACCCATCCCATTTCAGCGACATAGACAATGCAAAGTCACGAGCTGTGGAGAGTCTGCCACGCTTGCAAGGGACCTAGTGGGAGTCTCCTGAAGACATGAAAGTTCGTCAAGACAGATTAGAGCGATATGGGTCTCAAAGATGTTGTGTCGCCAGTTACTGCCAGGGCGATGAAGAGCAACTGGCTCCCGGGGAGACCTTGTTCGTCAATGCGGCACTTATGGGAAGCAAGGGACTCACGCAGTATCCGTGGCTTGTAGATATTGAGCTTGAGCGTCCTCTAGGCGATGGAAGCTCTACAGATGGCAACTCAACTCAAGATTCTGTAACAACGCCGGATGACGATCACAAGACCCAGCAGCGAAAGTACGGCGTGGCTCTCAATGTAGGCGGGAAAGGTATGAGAGCAAAACTCGATTTGAATGATGATTCCAAGAAAGAACTCTCGTAGAAGAGTGTCAAGGACTTCTTTAATTCTTTGGAAACTGAATATGAATATACCAACTATGGACATGGCATCAAATCTTTACTATGACAGGAAGAACAAAGCAGTGGGTTTGATGATTGATAGCGGTACTGTATGAAGGGGCTCCCATTGCCAGTTCTAGAGCCGGTGGATTTGTTCAAGCTCAGGAACGCCCGTTGCGGCCCATGAATTTACCGCTGTCTGAAATGGCACAGAAGTCAAGGCCAGGGGAATAACTCATGTACCCACAGCCAACCGTATCAAACCCGATGGAAGACGGTACCAATGTTCCTGGCACATACCAGCCACATGTATCTGTGACCTGCACAAGGAGATCGGCGTATTGGGAAGAAGTCATCATATATTGACCGTCAGTACAGCAGAATCCAACCTATTCAGGTGTATGTAGTAGGAATAGGATATGCAATTGCCTACTTGAGTACAAATGTGTCCAACGGAGATTGAAAACAACTTACCACGTCCTCCCAAATAGAATACCAAGCTTGAGTGACCTCACCCACGCCGTTATCCGATCTGTCAAATTGTGCTTTAAGCATATCGACTGCTGTATAGCAATTTCCATGGTTCATAGAGAGACCAGAGTTTTCAAgaagttaatttattatgcacttgaagatgatgaggattgATGCCAATGTTTATACATACCCACATCCACAGAACATCTCCGGATCACTCCGGTCCTATCCACCTTCATCCCTCCACTGGCGAGCCTTCAGGTGAAATGAAGGTGCCCTCGGAGTCACGGTGGTAGTGTGGTCAACTGTCAGTCCATCATAGACTCCAAGCCCTTGATTATTcatatatatattatatataccaTTAGGAGATTTCTCTGGCATCATAAATCCTGCataaataataactaacTGCAGAGCAAGGATAGGGAttatagattttataataactatatatattatatataaggggttttagtaatataagaatCTAAGACTAGAAGTAGTAAGTAATAAGAgtttaatatctataaataataaactaaagccttttatattactttttattattcttaaagaataatattaaagagataTAGTGATATATTACTAAGCTGAGATTAGAGCTGTAGAATTGTGCCTCATGACTCCCATTTCGTCTGAGATAGAAAGACAAAAGATCTCGACAGTTTCCAACCTTGTCATTTCAATGCGTAGAGTGTCATGCCGTCTTATCCGCTTCGTGTCAAGGGCCAATGATACAAAATATCCATGTGATGGGATTGGCGGAAGCAAACCCGCAATAGCCGCTAGCCAGCTCAAGGGTCAAAAGGTCCTTCAACATGCGGCTGAATGCTCTTCATACAGCATCTATCTAGCCTCAATGCTATGCAGCGGCCGCCGGTCAGTAATTCaacatacatacatatcaTTACAGATCAATAGTGAGTCGGGCTCAGTCGGTTGAATACTAGCTTGCGGCATAGTATTCCTTCGCGTCACAAAATTGCCTCGATAAACCAGGGAATCATCAAAGTCTAAGATATTCACATCTATGATACTGATACTAATTACAGTTAAATCTCGTTACTAATCTCTCATTCAAGATTGAGGCTGGGATCAATGTCACATGGGAGCAAGCTCGGGGTGCGTGAAGTGTAAGTGGCATTGGCAGTCTCCTCGACGAGATTATCAATTTTCAGACTATAATCTGATCAAGTTATTCCATCTGTGATAGCGGTTTGCTATACTATACCAGAATTAGCTGTTAGTATCTTACTCTTGATATCCAAATGGACACTAGTTGACTGGTTCCCATTCCGCTTCAGCCCAAGGCCTTCCACCGGTATCCTTTGCCAACTGCGACATAGACATCCAAGTCGATAGGCCTCCAGTTACCTGGACTATATCATTTTGATTACCTATCCCATCACTCGAGTGCTGAATTTTGCCCTCGCCCATCAAGAAGCGTAGGTATCGCTCTGGCGTAGGCGATGGCTTCGCTAGCACACTGGCCTTATAGCTTTCAAGCGGCACACTCGTCACTTGTATACGATCAGCCCCGTTCGCTTGCATAAGCTCTGCTATCTCAATCATAGACTTGCTATCACCGCTAAGGTGCACCTCAGGCGGTATGGTGCCGACTGGTTGGCTTGCGAGTATGGCGAGTGCCTTGCCAACGTCATACATACTCGTGTAGGAGGTTTTCTGCGCAGGATCCCCTATGGCCTCGTATCGGCCCCTCTTGGTATCGAAGCCAAACCACGGACCGATGGAGTCCTCGAGAAATAGGCCAGCATAGACGCGACACATGCTTATGTTGGGGATGAGCTCTGATGCTAGCTGGAAATGCGCCTTCTTAGCGTCCCATTCTTCGTGTGAAAAGTCGTGCACATAATGATCGACACCAAACTCGGAAGGGAAATAGAGCTTAACGCCGGACCCAGGAATGCTGCGAAGAAGGGCCTCTTTGAAGTGATGACCACTGGGACCTACGCTGTATTTAAGAACGAGCTGTGTCAGGTCTTGTCACAGTCAAACTGAAGTAGACGTACGTGTTGATCAGGACATCAACTCCAGCTAGTGCCTCTTGCAAGTTCTCCTCGGCATACAGACGCAATGATGCGCCGTGTTTCACGAGATTCTCGGCCTTGGGTGAGCGGGAGCGTGCCAGGACTATGATGTCATGGAACCTATCGCGAAATGGCTGTTGGAGAAAGCCCTCAGTAACTTTGGCACCGAGATTACCAGTCGCACCAGCGATTGCTACAGTTGGAAGAACAGACATTTCTAAAGATGCACGGATTGTATATAGTATGAAGGTTGATACGTGAGATGTGAGTAAGTGCTTTGTTGGGGAATAAGATCTAACCTAAAGGTAATATTTATACTCTACGTTAGAGTATTATGTAAGCTTACTTGATGCTTAAATAGACTCTTAATACAGGAAGCAATGTATTTTCTTCCGCTTTATATTATCTTCCATTGTATACAGATATTAATCTCTTAAATTCTCTCTGTGTAGATAAAAGAATTCAATATCAGGCTAGTGATGATTCTTAATATGTTAATATAATTACATCTTATCCATACAATCAGGGCTATCTTGTTACCTAGGTTAGGTGTGCATAGATGAATACCAGTTCAGCCAATGCTATAAGCAAACTATATGCTTTCTATTATATCGCCTAGCAAGGCGACCGCGAAAAAGGAAATTGTACAAGTCGACATCCATATTCTTTACCACCTTAGACTGTAACAGGAGTGATGATTGAATAGGCGGTCTATGAATGGAATGAAACAACAAAAGTGGCCCCCAAACTCCACGTCATGTTCTTTCCAGTATCGATATCACAATTTTTGAGCTTCAATCATTCTTCACAAGTTGGGGGTTTTGGTCTTGTTGTACTGCGTCTTGAGAAGATGACGCGGTTAGCTGCGCGTTTTCTTGATTATGCCATGTCCACAACCCTTCGAGGTAAACATGAAGGGCACCTTGCTGTATAATTAGCTGAAAGTTCGAGCAGCCTAATGAGGAGACCGGAAACCACAGAAAATGGGCTCGTTTACTGATTTTGACAAATCATCCTTCTGCTACTTCCCACGCTACAAGTGAACGTGATGGTAACAGGAAGGGCTTGACTATTATGCTAGACGATAAGAAgacatcaaagtcaaacGATAGGTACTTTCATGTTGGTAAACAATATCTAATGCCATCACTTGGAAATTCTCCTCAGCGTGCATTCTTGGTCCATCTGTGCTGCATCAGGCACAGATCACTTCACGCATCAGGGGTCCCAGATATCGCCGCAAAGAGAAGCTGGCTCAACATTTGCAATTACTGTATGATGTTGCCACAGTGTCAAGTCTAGCAGTCTCACAAATCGTACCCGCGTGTAGTGAGCTGCACAGAGCATCTCTTCGCCACCCTCACGATCGCGCCCGGTCTAAGGGAGCCATGAAGTGACCCTGATAAAGCAGGcagtgttgatgatgggaaGTCTTATGAGGGATGAGTATGGAAATTAAACGTCGCCTTCTAATGACAAGCCGGATGCATCGGCAAATGGCTGATTCGAGTATATTCCAGCTATCATGTAGTCTTGATAGAGAGCGCGGCTCGCGGTTGATGGTCCTATACTGCTAATTGGGAGCTATGACCAGCAGTCCAACACTACAACTACAGTAGCACAGTGTGTTTTACTATATCCAATCAACAGATGCAATGTCTAATTAGTTTGTAACGATGGTGTTACCCCTCAAAAGCTGAATCACTAAACCGCCAAGTCATCCACGAGGCGTGACACGCGATAGTTCACGAGTCAGACAGGGATATCTCCGCAAGAGGCCAAGCGTGGTAACTACCGACGAAACGTAGAATGCGGAGAAGATTAACGGAGGATCTTGGTGACAGGTTCTGCCCAGTAAAGTCAGTTGACGCGCTGTGTCAGCTCGGTGCGCGGTTATCTCCTGGTGGGGTCGCTATCAAACGATTCCTTGTTCGGGCTTGCCTTTACGTAGGAGATTCTGGGATCCGTATCAGCTCAATCTGGGGAAATGGGAAATGAGTCGATGCTTATCATGTGGAGATGCTGCCTTGTTATCAGATATAAGTGAGAATTCGTCGGTTTGTTATCGCTGAAGTTGCTGTCTTTCGAGGCTCGTATTTGGAGAAGGTGAATAGCCGCGATCGCGCTCTCTCACATGCACAGACGGCGGAATGTAGCCGCGTTAATACGTGTGATCAGCGGTATTATGACCGAAATGTCAAGCCACTAATGCTCGTGTACCCCAGATGGACTAACCCGTTCAGGACAGAGATAAGTAGGACCTAGATCGTGGAGGACGCCGAGTCTAGGCCCCTCACGGCCCGTTTCCTTGATTCTCATTTCTCGTCTGCTTTTttaaaaagataataatgCCCACTTTCCCCTAATCATAAT
This DNA window, taken from Fusarium oxysporum f. sp. lycopersici 4287 chromosome 7, whole genome shotgun sequence, encodes the following:
- a CDS encoding hypothetical protein (At least one base has a quality score < 10), which codes for MPTKGIDDRRIHIVLTSAMDYIKGFRQYHVNFWLCTLLLFLVELGCAILAAPSPMLLETAVCRHHFEKDRQLLNGELTDEFCRSNEVQVHFAFVITVLSTLSTLAATMMQVPMGMLGDKGGIRLAFMLNATSTIFYWGCIAIVGSQHHFPLWGFYLSPMFILLGGGPWATGTLVFAAISDSVKPEQRTTAFSIMEAISGIADLLGPIIGTMTMTIHLGIPFALALVVFSLMFIPASHLRENTVSDMEGVRSSLAETESLISVDSTSDPEETDLEHTARDLLPPRAVIFSICFICFFFFQVARDSTNYLIPWVSLRFGETMARAGLLFSLRAIMSSLLYFVILPLATSWIDQTWQSANRDLALSASGAFCCTLGTLIVAAAPNLATVAFGFALSVLGSSMTVTLRSFLASNVQNAFSGRLFAGISMTGTIGSLVGMPIMGAAYSLGINYNIGLPFLVSALSYFLVLGLLVWLASRI